One Thunnus albacares chromosome 12, fThuAlb1.1, whole genome shotgun sequence genomic region harbors:
- the LOC122993371 gene encoding activin receptor type-2B-like: MSFSWLTCSLLLGTLCAGYSLGEAETRECVYYNDNWRTERTNQSGFERCEGEKDKRLHCYASWLNSSGTIKLVKKGCWLDDFNCYDRQECVSMEENPQVFFCCCEGNYCNERFTHLPDMIGNGSRVKIRPPPRVPSLLNVLVYSLLPLCVLSLALVLALWMYRHRKPPYGHVDLSEDPGPAPPSPLVGQKPLQLLEIKARGRFGCVWKAQLMSEYVAVKIFPVQDKQSWQNERDIFLTPGMRHENILRYIGAEKHGTNLETELWLITEFHERGSLTDHLKGNTVTWSELCHIAETMSRGLAYLHEDIPSYKGEGPKPTIAHRDFKSKNVMLRDDLAAVIGDFGLAVRFEPGKPPGDTHGQVGTRRYMAPEVLEGAINFQRDSFLRIDMYAMGLVLWELVSRCSENDGTVGEYMLPFEDEIGQHPSLEDLQDVVVHKKMRPVIKDCWLKHPGLSQMCETIEECWDHDAEARLSAGCVEERIGQIARTISSTTSDSPVSIVTSLTNEDLPPKESST; this comes from the exons ATGTCTTTTTCATGGCTGACTTGTTCACTTCTTCTGGGAACTTTATGCGCAG GGTACAGTCTGGGCGAAGCAGAGACCCGGGAGTGTGTGTACTACAATGATAACTGGCGAACGGAGAGGACCAACCAGAGCGGCTTCGAGCGCTGTGAGGGGGAGAAGGACAAGCGACTGCACTGTTATGCCTCCTGGCTCAACTCCTCAGGGACTATCAAGCTGGTGAAGAAAGGCTGCTGGCTGGACGACTTCAACTGCTATGACAG GCAAGAGTGTGTCTCCATGGAGGAAAACCCTCAggtcttcttctgctgctgcgaGGGCAACTACTGCAATGAACGATTCACCCACCTTCCTGACATGATTGGCAATGGCAGCCGAG TGAAAATCCGGCCTCCACCCCGAGTGCCGTCCCTGCTCAATGTGCTGGTGTACTCCCTGCTGCCTCTCTGCGTGCTGTCCCTGGCCCTCGTCCTGGCCTTGTGGATGTACCGCCACCGCAAACCTCCCTACGGCCATGTAGATCTGAGCGAG GATCCCGGACCAGCTCCTCCATCTCCCTTGGTGGGTCAGAAacctctgcagctgctggaaaTCAAAGCCAGGGGGCGCTTTGGTTGTGTTTGGAAAGCTCAGTTGATGAGTGAATATGTTGCTGTAAAGATCTTCCCTGTTCAG GATAAGCAGTCATGGCAAAATGAGCGGGACATATTCCTGACTCCCGGGATGCGACATGAGAACATTTTGCGTTACATCGGAGCAGAGAAGCACGGAACCAACCTGGAGACAGAGCTGTGGCTTATCACAGAGTTTCACGAAAGG GGATCATTGACAGACCACCTGAAGGGTAACACTGTGACCTGGAGCGAGCTGTGTCACATAGCAGAGACCATGTCCCGCGGCTTGGCTTACCTCCATGAGGACATTCCGAGCTACAAGGGAGAGGGGCCCAAACCCACCATAGCGCACAG GGACTTCAAGAGTAAGAATGTTATGCTACGAGATGATCTGGCTGCAGTCATTGGAGACTTTGGACTCGCTGTACGGTTTGAACCAGGAAAACCTCCAGGAGATACTCATGGCCAG GTGGGTACGAGGCGTTACATGGCTCCAGAGGTGCTGGAGGGAGCCATCAACTTCCAGAGAGACTCCTTCCTGAGGATAGACATGTACGCCATGGGCTTGGTGCTGTGGGAGCTGGTGTCTCGCTGCTCAGAGAACGACG GTACAGTTGGCGAGTATATGCTGCCGTTTGAGGATGAAATAGGCCAGCATCCCTCCCTGGAGGATCTGCAGGATGTGGTCGTGCACAAGAAGATGCGTCCCGTCATCAAGGACTGCTGGCTCAAACATCCT GGTTTGAGCCAGATGTGCGAGACCATTGAGGAATGCTGGGACCACGACGCAGAGGCGCGCCTGTCCGCCGGCTGCGTCGAGGAGCGCATCGGCCAGATAGCCAGGACGATCAGCAGCACTACCTCAGACAGCCCCGTCTCCATTGTGACGTCTCTCACCAACGAGGACCTACCTCCCAAAGAGTCCAGTACCTGA
- the LOC122993374 gene encoding gamma-crystallin N-A-like, whose product MSQYSGKIVFYEGKCFTGRKLEICSDCDNFQDRGFMNRVNSIRVESGAFVCFDHPDFKGQQYILEHGEYPEFQRWNAHNDHMGSCRPIRMHGEHYRMELFEGDNFSGQCVELCDDCPFLQARGLTKNVVNSIKVYGDGGWVLYEEPNYRGRMYVVERGNYSTHMEWQAENPNIQSVRRVANYF is encoded by the exons ATGTCTCAGTACTCAGGAAAG ATTGTGTTCTATGAGGGGAAATGTTTCACCGGGAGGAAACTGGAGATCTGCAGCGACTGTGACAACTTCCAGGACCGTGGCTTCATGAACAGGGTCAACTCTATCCGTGTGGAGAGCGGGGCCTTCGTCTGCTTTGACCACCCAGACTTCAAGGGCCAACAGTACATTCTGGAGCATGGAGAGTACCCTGAATTCCAGCGCTGGAATGCCCATAATGATCACATGGGCTCCTGCAGGCCAATCAGGatg CATGGAGAGCACTACAGGATGGAGCTGTTCGAGGGAGACAACTTTTCCGGACAGTGTGTGGAGCTGTGCGACGACTGTCCATTCCTGCAGGCACGAGGCCTGACCAAGAATGTTGTTAACTCCATCAAGGTTTATGGAGACGGAGG CTGGGTGTTGTATGAGGAGCCTAACTACCGTGGCCGCATGTACGTCGTGGAGAGAGGAAACTACAGCACCCACATGGAGTGGCAGGCGGAGAACCCCAACATCCAGTCTGTTCGCAGGGTGGCAAACTACTTCTAA
- the ly97.3 gene encoding CD59 glycoprotein — protein MKLLVLALSVALLFTAGEALNCHRCVSKKAGGTCELSVETCQPEKDGCAAAKFLRAPHGQYQKCMALSDCEMLKMNAYIDIKCCSDDMCNTF, from the exons ATGAAGTTGTTGGTCTTGGCTTTAAGCGTCGCCCTGCTGTTTACAGCTG GTGAAGCTCTGAACTGTCACCGATGTGTCTCCAAAAAGGCTGGAGGAACCTGTGAGCTCAGTGTGGAGACTTGTCAACCAGAGAAGGACGGCTGTGCTGCTGCCAAGTTCCTCAGAGCACCAC ATGGACAATACCAGAAATGCATGGCTCTGTCAGACTGTGAGATGTTGAAGATGAATGCATACATTGACATCAAGTGCTGTAGTGATGACATGTgcaacactttttaa
- the rheb gene encoding GTP-binding protein Rheb, with the protein MPQPKSRKIAILGYRSVGKSSLTIQFVEGQFVDSYDPTIENTFTKMITINGQEYHLQLVDTAGQDEYSIFPQTYSIDINGYILVYSVTSNKSFEVVQVIHEKLLDMVGKVQVPIMLVGNKNDLHMERVISCEEGKALAESWNAAFMESSAKENQTAVEVFRRMILEAEKMDGGVQPGKTSCSMM; encoded by the exons ATGCCGCAGCCGAAATCACGAAAAATCGCCATCCTCGGGTACAGATCCGTAG GAAAGTCCTCTTTGACAATTCAGTTTGTGGAAGGCCAGTTCGTTGACTCCTATGACCCCACAATAGAAAACA CGTTTACTAAAATGATCACAATAAATGGACAAGAGTACCATCTTCAGCTGGTAGACACAGCAGGACAG GATGAGTACTCTATCTTCCCACAGACTTACTCCATAGATATCAACGGTTACATTCTGGTCTATTCAGTTACATCTAATAAAAG CTTTGAAGTTGTACAAGTTATCCATGAAAAACTGTTGGACATGGTGGGGAAAGTTCA AGTACCAATTATGCTCGTCGGTAACAAGAACGACCTACATATGGAGCG agtAATCAGTTGCGAAGAGGGAAAAGCATTAGCTGAATCCTGGAATGCTGCCTTCATGGAGTCCTCAGCTAAAGAGAACCAG aCAGCCGTGGAGGTTTTCCGGAGGATGATCCTGGAGGCAGAGAAGATGGACGGCGGCGTGCAGCCAGGAAAAACGTCCTGCTCCATGATGTAG